The nucleotide window AGGCGAGCCCGAGACCGGATCTTCGATCACCGTGCAATCCAGTCCGAAAATGTCTTTAATCAGGCCGCTTGTAATTACCCTCTTCGGCTCGCCCTCGGCCACGAGCTTTCCTTGATGCAACGCGAAAATATAGTCTGCGTAACGCGCGGATAAGTTGATGTCGTGAAGCACCATCACGATCGTTGTCCCGCGTTTGCGGTTCAGATCCGTGAGCAGGTCGAGAATTTCCACCTGATAGGTGATATCCAAGAAGGTGGTCGGTTCATCGAGAAATAAGATGTCGGTTTGCTGCGCCAACGCCATGGCGATCCAGACGCGCTGCCGCTGACCGCCCGAGAGCTCGTCGATGCTCCGGTTGGCGAGCTCGGTAATATGCATGATTTCCATCGCCTCGGCGACGGCCTCGTAGTCTTTCTTCGTCCATCCGCCAAACAACGATTGGTGCGGGAACCGGCCGCGCCCGACCAAATCCGCGACGGAAATTCCCTCCGGCACGATGGGGGATTGCGGAAGCAGCCCTAAGATGCGAGCCAAGGCCTTCGGCGGAATCTTGCCGAGCGGCTCTCCGTCGAGGGCGATGCTCCCGGACGTGGGCTTGATCAGCCGGGCCAGCGTCTTAAGAAGCGTAGACTTGCCGCAAGCGTTCGCTCCGAGAATGATACTGATCTTATTGCTAGGGATCGTAAGGCTGATGCCATGGATCACCGTCTTCTGATCATAGCCCGCAACGATGTGCTGGGCCTCAAACCGATGCATCGGCTTCATTATAAATCTCCCTTTCGATTCATTCGGATGAGCAAGTAGATCAAATACGGCGCTCCCAGAATGCCGGTGATGACGCCAACGGGAAACCTGACCTCGAAAGCGAACTGACCGACGAGATCCGCCGCCAGCACCAACACGACGCCGACGAGTCCGGCCGGAATGGCGTTGGAGAAGCCGACGCCGACGAGTCGCTTCGCGATCGGTCCCGAGAGGAAAGCGACGAAGGCGATCGGTCCCGTGGTCGCCGTAGCGATCGCGATCATGCAGACGGAACTGAAGATCAGCGCGATTCTTGTCTTATCCGTACTCACGCCGAGAGAGGCGGCCGATTGCTCGCCGAGCTCCAGGATGCTGAGATGTTTCCCTAAGGCGACGACGATCGGCGCGAAGATCAATATCGTAATCATCAGCGTCGGAAGCTCGTGCATCTGGGAGCCGTTAAGACTTCCGCTCAGCCATCGGAGCGCGGCGGGAATATCCTGTTCCGCGCTGACCAGCAACAGATAAGAGATTACGGCGTTCAACATGGCCTGGATGCCGATCCCGACAAGAATTAATCGACCGATCGAAAAGGTTCTCCCCCTCGATAACGCATAGATGAGGAGGACGGTAATGAGCCCGGCGACGACGGATGCGACGGAGACGAACGTATCGCTCGTATGAAGAACGACGATACAGAAGACGGCCGCCGCGCTCGAGCCGGTCGTAATGCCGATCACGTTCGGGTTCGCGAGAGGGTTCCGCAGCATCGTCTGGAATGTGTTGCCGGCGATGCCGAAGGCGAACCCGGCGAAGAGACCCGCCAGCACTCTCGGAAGACGAAT belongs to Paenibacillus antri and includes:
- a CDS encoding FecCD family ABC transporter permease; translation: MKTDTIAFIMEGRRQRRLRWMLVTGILSLLTCALCCAMLYLGNTVYPVKDIVRALTGEQIKGVSFAIETIRLPRVLAGLFAGFAFGIAGNTFQTMLRNPLANPNVIGITTGSSAAAVFCIVVLHTSDTFVSVASVVAGLITVLLIYALSRGRTFSIGRLILVGIGIQAMLNAVISYLLLVSAEQDIPAALRWLSGSLNGSQMHELPTLMITILIFAPIVVALGKHLSILELGEQSAASLGVSTDKTRIALIFSSVCMIAIATATTGPIAFVAFLSGPIAKRLVGVGFSNAIPAGLVGVVLVLAADLVGQFAFEVRFPVGVITGILGAPYLIYLLIRMNRKGDL
- a CDS encoding ABC transporter ATP-binding protein; translation: MKPMHRFEAQHIVAGYDQKTVIHGISLTIPSNKISIILGANACGKSTLLKTLARLIKPTSGSIALDGEPLGKIPPKALARILGLLPQSPIVPEGISVADLVGRGRFPHQSLFGGWTKKDYEAVAEAMEIMHITELANRSIDELSGGQRQRVWIAMALAQQTDILFLDEPTTFLDITYQVEILDLLTDLNRKRGTTIVMVLHDINLSARYADYIFALHQGKLVAEGEPKRVITSGLIKDIFGLDCTVIEDPVSGSPSVVPIGRYHVNREKSLQPV